A stretch of Xenopus laevis strain J_2021 chromosome 8S, Xenopus_laevis_v10.1, whole genome shotgun sequence DNA encodes these proteins:
- the LOC108700597 gene encoding LOW QUALITY PROTEIN: extracellular calcium-sensing receptor (The sequence of the model RefSeq protein was modified relative to this genomic sequence to represent the inferred CDS: deleted 2 bases in 1 codon), with protein MVFALMEINSSNDLLPNITLGFNLYDTCYNEVRSLMGATWILSGKKKGVSNFNCDKDHMPLAIVGDMPSKASVPLARILGLTRYPQISYGSGLPLLSDKIQFPSFLRTIHNVDYEWFAIAQLVRFFNWTWVGMIYSDNDFGRSGAQLFTREMDINGGCIAFQETLPLIRSTLSIYRIIGVIKKSRAALIVLFCTIENLASLMEQASFHNITDKVWVGTSGWSITTYFPRTEILTTLNGSLAIAVQNGKIPGFKEFLYSIHPSIFPDDPYMKTFWENAFHCVWPGNDAYNNTSPALLKNGTVWCTGKERLDSINTNIYEVYDFKYTYKVVHNAVFAVAHSLHQMKNCVPGKGPFKNGSCADIYNHQPWQLLHYIRNIDFNNTAGKRIYFDENGEAPMFLDILNWQLFPNGSNQYVYIGSYDAGLKGKELSIQLNKILWNGGHGQVPVSVCSDPCPKGYRRAALQGQKICCFDCLPCSEGEILNPFDDSECLKCPEDKWPDSRKEDCLPKLIQFLSYDEALGSSLACISIVFCLLTFSVFCLFIIKRKTPIVKANNRELSYLLLLSLKFDFLCPLVFIGRPNNLICMIRQVLFAVFFSLCISVILAKTITVVMIFSATNPDSNLKTLVGFRIPVYIVPVCTMIQIILCIIWLTRAAPFADFNMAAEIGIIVIECNGGSRVLFACVLGYMGLLATISLSVAFLARKLPDTFNETKFITFSMLVFASVWVTFIPAYLSTKGKQTVAVEIFAILSSSAGLLVCIFFPKCYIILLHPEMNSREYITRKKC; from the exons ATGGTGTTTGCACTTATGGAAATTAATTCATCAAATGATCTTTTACCCAATATAACACTGGGCTTCAACCTCTATGATACCTGTTATAACGAGGTACGATCACTAATGGGTGCGACATGGattttgtcaggaaaaaaaaaaggagtatcAAATTTTAACTGTGACAAGGATCACATGCCATTGGCTATTGTTGGTGACATGCCATCTAAGGCCTCAGTGCCTCTAGCCAGGATCTTGGGATTAACCAGATATCCACAG ATCAGCTATGGTTCTGGGCTGCCTTTATTGAGTGACAAAATACAGTTCCCATCCTTCCTCAGGACAATACATAATGTTGACTATGAATGGTTTGCCATTGCTCAGTTGGTTAGGTTCTTTAACTGGACCTGGGTGGGTATGATATACTCAGATAATGACTTTGGCAGGTCAGGTGCTCAGCTATTTACTAGAGAAATGGATATAAATGGTGGATGCATTGCATTTCAAGAGACACTTCCTTTAATCAGATCCACATTGTCTATCTACCGTATCATAGGTGTCATCAAGAAATCCAGAGCAGCACTGATAGTTTTATTCTGCACCATAGAAAACCTTGCCTCTTTAATGGAACAGGCTTCTTTTCACAATATCACTGACAAAGTGTGGGTGGGAACGTCCGGCTGGTCTATTACTACTTACTTCCCCAGAACAGAAATTTTAACAACCTTAAATGGGAGCCTTGCAATAGCAGTTCAAAATGGGAAAATTCCAGGATTTAAGGAATTTCTTTACAGCATCCATCCTTCCATATTTCCAGATGATCCTTACATGAAGACATTTTGGGAGAATGCTTTTCACTGTGTTTGGCCGGGAAATGATGCCTACAATAATACATCTCCAGCGCTGCTTAAAAATGGCACTGTTTGGTGCACAGGAAAGGAGAGACTGGACAGTATCAATACCAATATATATGAGGTCTACGactttaaatatacatacaaagtA GTACATAATGCAGTCTTTGCAGTAGCTCATTCTTTGCACCAGATGAAGAACTGTGTTCCAGGGAAAGGGCCTTTTAAAAATGGATCTTGTGCTGATATTTATAACCATCAGCCTTGGCAG CTGCTTCATTACATCAGAAATATCGACTTCAACAACACGGCaggaaaaagaatatattttgatGAGAACGGGGAAGCTCCTATGTTTTTGGACATTTTGAACTGGCAGCTGTTCCCTAATGGAAGTAATCAATATGTCTATATAGGCAGTTATGATGCCGGCTTGAAAGGCAAGGAACTCAGTATTCAACTAAACAAGATATTATGGAATGGAGGACATGGCCAA gtccctgtctCAGTTTGCAGTGATCCATGTCCCAAAGGCTACAGAAGAGCTGCACTTCAAGGACAGAAGATCTGCTGCTTTGATTGTCTGCCATGCTCTGAAGGAGAGATTCTCAATCCATTTG ATGACAGTGAATGCCTCAAGTGCCCAGAAGACAAATGGCCTgatagcagaaaagaagactgtCTTCCAAAGCTCATTCAGTTCCTTTCTTATGATGAGGCACTGGGTTCCTCTTTAGCTTGTATTTCAATCGTATTTTGTCTTCTTACATTTTCAGTGTTCTGCCTGTTTATAATCAAAAGAAAGACTCCCATAGTAAAGGCAAATAACAGAGAGCTCAGTTACCTACTTCTACTGTCCCTCAAGTTTGACTTCCTGTGTCCCTTGGTATTCATTGGCAGACCCAACAATTTAATATGCATGATACGCCAGGTCCTGTTTGCtgtctttttttcactttgcatttcTGTCATACTAGCAAAAACGATCACTGTTGTTATGATATTTAGTGCTACAAATCCAGATAGTAATCTTAAGACATTGGTAGGATTCAGAATTCCTGTGTATATTGTCCCTGTGTGCACAATGATTCAGATAATTCTGTGCATTATTTGGTTGACCAGGGCAGCTCCATTTGCAGATTTTAATATGGCAGCAGAAATTGGAATCATAGTGATTGAGTGCAATGGAGGATCCAGGGTGTTATTTGCTTGTGTGTTGGGGTACATGGGTCTGTTAGCTACTATTAGTCTATCAGTTGCCTTTCTGGCTAGGAAACTCCCTGATACATTTAATGAGACCAAATTCATTACATTCAGTATGTTGGTATTTGCCAGTGTTTGGGTGACATTTATACCCGCTTACCTAAGTACCAAGGGGAAACAGACAGTGGCAGTAGAAATATTTGCAATTCTGTCTTCAAGTGCTGGACTTCTTGTTTGCatatttttcccaaaatgttatataatattaCTGCACCCAGAAATGAACAGCAGAGAATAtatcacaagaaaaaaatgctaa